Proteins encoded by one window of Microplitis mediator isolate UGA2020A chromosome 1, iyMicMedi2.1, whole genome shotgun sequence:
- the LOC130669333 gene encoding phosphatidylinositol 4-kinase type 2-alpha isoform X1 translates to MSDSEQRQLHVPYREYQSQSINYNHQGLLSATGSSVTSGGFIETDALVDLSITPPSSSSLLTLTPGPVAVAGPGSGPVPGAGPVSPSSLLLSSPASNTKSSYTNTAASTAGISTIGTISGATTSNNNDTDLLPDVDFAPNLSNEIHVIIDSPGIDRESQPLLGRLELDVTFNRFPDDPQFSELVWQAECAIDNGIYPERIYQGSSGSYFVKNPSGKIIGVFKPKDEEPYGRLNPKWTKWMHKLCCPCCFGRSCLIPNQGYLSETGASLVDRKLGLGVVPNTRVIKLVSRTFNYPRIDRQKTRMKQAIMDQFPAVGSQFKRIGLPPKIGSFQLFMDGYKDADYWLRRWESDPLPTKLARDFQLQFERLVILDYIIRNTDRGNDNWLIKYDPAAAKTIEGGEVKIAAIDNGLAFPFKHPDSWRAYPYHWAWLSQAKLPFSDVTRELVLPQLSDQNFIQDLCDDLYHLFKQDKGFDRHNFDRQMSVMRGQILNLQQALKDAKSPVQLVQMPAVIVEKAKGNGAPKLFSFSDTFTQRFQNKSPFFSWC, encoded by the exons aTGAGTGACTCGGAACAGCGGCAACTGCACGTGCCTTATCGAGAGTATCAAAGTCaaagtattaattataatcatcaAGGATTACTATCAGCAACTGGATCATCAGTTACGTCAGGTGGTTTTATTGAAACTGATGCTTTAGTTGATCTCTCAATAACACCACCATCGTCATCGTCATTGTTAACGTTAACACCAGGACCAGTAGCAGTAGCAGGACCAGGATCAGGACCAGTACCAGGAGCAGGACCAGTATCaccatcatcattattattatcatcaccAGCATCAAATACTAAATCATCGTACACTAATACGGCAGCATCAACAGCTGGGATATCAACAATTGGAACAATTTCAGGAGCGACAACAAGTAATAATAACGATACTGATTTATTGCCGGACGTTGATTTTGCACCGAATTTAAGCAACGAAATACACGTAATCATTGATTCGCCGGGTATTGACCGGGAGAGTCAGCCTCTCCTTGGTCGTCTTGAACTTGATGTTACGTTTAATAGATTTCCag atgaccCACAATTTTCTGAACTTGTCTGGCAAGCTGAGTGTGCAATAGACAATGGCATTTATCCAGAACGAATTTATCAAGGCTCTAGTGGTAGTTATTTCGTTAAAAACCCATCAGGA aaaataatagGCGTATTTAAACCAAAAGATGAGGAACCATACGGTAGATTAAACCCCAAATGGACAAAATGGATGCATAAATTATGTTGCCCTTGTTGTTTTGGACGAAGTTGTTTGATACCAAATCAGGGCTACTTGAGTGAAACCGGCGCAAGTTTAGTCGATCGTAAATTAGGTCTTGGTGTTGTACCAAACACCCGTGTTATTAAACTCGTCAGTCGAACGTTCAATTACCCGAGAATTGATAGACAAAAAACACGAATGAAACAAGCGATTATGGATCAGTTTCCAGCAGTTGGATCACAATTCAAACGTATCGGCTTGCCACCTAAAATAGGATCATTTCAATTGTTTATGGATGGCTACAAAGATGCTGATTACTGGCTAAGAAGATGGGAGAGTGATCCACTGCCTACTAAATTAGCACGGGattttcaattacaatttGAACGTCTTGTTATTCTAGACTACATTATCCGAAATACTGATCGTG GTAATGATAACTggttaataaaatatgatcCAGCAGCGGCAAAGACGATAGAAGGCGGTGAAGTTAAAATAGCAGCTATTGATAATGGCTTAGCATTTCCATTCAAACATCCAGATTCTTGGCGCGCTTATCCTTATCACTGGGCATGGCTCAGCCAAGCTAAACTACCGTTCAGTGATGTAACACGTGAACTTGTTTTGCCGCAACTATCTGATCAAAACTTCATTCAAGATCTCTGTGATGATttgtatcatttatttaag CAAGACAAAGGATTTGACAGGCATAATTTTGACAGACAGATGAGCGTTATGAGAGGGCAAATATTAAATCTACAACAAGCGCTTAAAGATGCTAAAAGTCCAGTACAACTGGTACAAATGCCGGCTGTGATTGttgaaaa
- the LOC130669333 gene encoding phosphatidylinositol 4-kinase type 2-alpha isoform X2: MSDSEQRQLHVPYREYQSQSINYNHQGLLSATGSSVTSGGFIETDALVDLSITPPSSSSLLTLTPGPVAVAGPGSGPVPGAGPVSPSSLLLSSPASNTKSSYTNTAASTAGISTIGTISGATTNDPQFSELVWQAECAIDNGIYPERIYQGSSGSYFVKNPSGKIIGVFKPKDEEPYGRLNPKWTKWMHKLCCPCCFGRSCLIPNQGYLSETGASLVDRKLGLGVVPNTRVIKLVSRTFNYPRIDRQKTRMKQAIMDQFPAVGSQFKRIGLPPKIGSFQLFMDGYKDADYWLRRWESDPLPTKLARDFQLQFERLVILDYIIRNTDRGNDNWLIKYDPAAAKTIEGGEVKIAAIDNGLAFPFKHPDSWRAYPYHWAWLSQAKLPFSDVTRELVLPQLSDQNFIQDLCDDLYHLFKQDKGFDRHNFDRQMSVMRGQILNLQQALKDAKSPVQLVQMPAVIVEKAKGNGAPKLFSFSDTFTQRFQNKSPFFSWC, translated from the exons aTGAGTGACTCGGAACAGCGGCAACTGCACGTGCCTTATCGAGAGTATCAAAGTCaaagtattaattataatcatcaAGGATTACTATCAGCAACTGGATCATCAGTTACGTCAGGTGGTTTTATTGAAACTGATGCTTTAGTTGATCTCTCAATAACACCACCATCGTCATCGTCATTGTTAACGTTAACACCAGGACCAGTAGCAGTAGCAGGACCAGGATCAGGACCAGTACCAGGAGCAGGACCAGTATCaccatcatcattattattatcatcaccAGCATCAAATACTAAATCATCGTACACTAATACGGCAGCATCAACAGCTGGGATATCAACAATTGGAACAATTTCAGGAGCGACAACAA atgaccCACAATTTTCTGAACTTGTCTGGCAAGCTGAGTGTGCAATAGACAATGGCATTTATCCAGAACGAATTTATCAAGGCTCTAGTGGTAGTTATTTCGTTAAAAACCCATCAGGA aaaataatagGCGTATTTAAACCAAAAGATGAGGAACCATACGGTAGATTAAACCCCAAATGGACAAAATGGATGCATAAATTATGTTGCCCTTGTTGTTTTGGACGAAGTTGTTTGATACCAAATCAGGGCTACTTGAGTGAAACCGGCGCAAGTTTAGTCGATCGTAAATTAGGTCTTGGTGTTGTACCAAACACCCGTGTTATTAAACTCGTCAGTCGAACGTTCAATTACCCGAGAATTGATAGACAAAAAACACGAATGAAACAAGCGATTATGGATCAGTTTCCAGCAGTTGGATCACAATTCAAACGTATCGGCTTGCCACCTAAAATAGGATCATTTCAATTGTTTATGGATGGCTACAAAGATGCTGATTACTGGCTAAGAAGATGGGAGAGTGATCCACTGCCTACTAAATTAGCACGGGattttcaattacaatttGAACGTCTTGTTATTCTAGACTACATTATCCGAAATACTGATCGTG GTAATGATAACTggttaataaaatatgatcCAGCAGCGGCAAAGACGATAGAAGGCGGTGAAGTTAAAATAGCAGCTATTGATAATGGCTTAGCATTTCCATTCAAACATCCAGATTCTTGGCGCGCTTATCCTTATCACTGGGCATGGCTCAGCCAAGCTAAACTACCGTTCAGTGATGTAACACGTGAACTTGTTTTGCCGCAACTATCTGATCAAAACTTCATTCAAGATCTCTGTGATGATttgtatcatttatttaag CAAGACAAAGGATTTGACAGGCATAATTTTGACAGACAGATGAGCGTTATGAGAGGGCAAATATTAAATCTACAACAAGCGCTTAAAGATGCTAAAAGTCCAGTACAACTGGTACAAATGCCGGCTGTGATTGttgaaaa